A genomic stretch from Nitrospirota bacterium includes:
- a CDS encoding ATP-binding protein, which produces MNKVDFFTEQTFVLSLLLFIVIIIFLFFFFIRIFRQKRKEPEEDRSDVSFVVDTFHELVARLKENERELEQLRKRAEDRAEEVESYSDNIVQSVPSGVVSLDNDLRLTKVNNAAAMILRYRPEDIVGKPYHEVFRSPLKELIETRKSLKRGEYLYENAAGEKRWIGLNMSSLFNRNGDTIGQILIFTDLTELKSLEKQIRLREWLSSLGEISLGIAHELRNPMAVISGYAKILSRKKDISSIPEVETIMKEINVMDRIIGDFLSFAKPITPNMMDVDIKEIVENIVEQLLKDRDDIKLDAILKDYTLKGDEVLLRQAFYNLIRNAVEAMPDGGILTIIAKREGNSLLIAVSDTGRGIPEEIREKVFLPFYTTRERGTGLGLAIVHKNVSLLGGTVNFVSSEEGTTFLVRMPLRG; this is translated from the coding sequence ATGAACAAGGTGGATTTCTTTACTGAACAGACATTTGTACTCTCCCTGCTGCTCTTTATTGTGATAATAATCTTCCTCTTCTTTTTCTTTATAAGGATATTCAGGCAAAAGAGGAAGGAACCCGAAGAGGACCGTTCGGATGTCTCCTTTGTGGTTGATACATTTCATGAACTTGTTGCCAGGCTCAAGGAGAACGAGCGGGAGCTGGAGCAGCTCAGGAAGAGGGCAGAGGACCGTGCAGAGGAGGTGGAGAGTTACAGTGACAATATCGTCCAGAGTGTTCCCAGCGGTGTTGTAAGTCTTGACAACGACCTCAGGCTGACAAAGGTCAATAATGCGGCTGCCATGATACTGCGCTACAGACCTGAAGACATTGTCGGAAAACCCTATCACGAGGTCTTCCGCTCCCCCCTTAAGGAACTTATTGAGACGAGAAAGAGCCTCAAGCGCGGAGAGTATCTCTATGAGAATGCAGCGGGTGAGAAGAGGTGGATAGGCCTCAATATGTCGTCCCTCTTTAACCGTAACGGCGATACCATTGGACAGATACTCATCTTTACAGACCTTACCGAACTGAAATCCCTTGAAAAACAGATAAGGCTGCGGGAATGGCTCTCGTCTCTTGGTGAGATATCCCTCGGAATAGCCCATGAACTCAGGAATCCCATGGCTGTGATTTCAGGTTATGCAAAGATACTGTCAAGGAAGAAGGATATCAGCTCCATCCCGGAGGTTGAGACCATAATGAAAGAGATAAACGTTATGGACAGGATAATCGGAGATTTTCTATCCTTTGCAAAGCCGATAACCCCCAATATGATGGATGTGGATATAAAGGAGATTGTTGAAAACATAGTTGAGCAGCTTCTGAAAGACCGGGACGATATTAAGCTGGATGCCATACTTAAGGATTATACACTTAAAGGTGATGAGGTCCTGTTGAGACAGGCATTTTACAATCTTATCCGCAATGCTGTTGAGGCCATGCCGGATGGGGGTATTCTCACAATAATAGCAAAACGGGAAGGCAACAGCCTTCTGATAGCAGTCAGTGATACCGGCAGGGGGATTCCCGAAGAGATAAGGGAGAAGGTTTTTCTGCCTTTTTACACCACCAGGGAAAGGGGTACAGGGCTTGGTCTTGCAATTGTTCACAAGAATGTCAGCCTTTTAGGTGGAACAGTAAACTTTGTATCTTCGGAAGAGGGGACGACTTTTTTGGTGAGGATGCC